From a region of the Acinetobacter calcoaceticus genome:
- the hcaR gene encoding DNA-binding transcriptional regulator HcaR produces MELRHLRYFITVAEELNFSKAALKLFTAQPSLSQQIKDLEEDVGVRLLNRTKRKVELTEEGVVFLEHARLTLIQAEKAVALARQVSKAKQQLLRIGFVPIAEMKIFPYVLPNLRLQHPDLIIELSNLNNTEQLKALKKGELDITFTRENILSDDIQSQFVLTEPLIFLLPKNHPLTQYDRIPVHALQGVDFIIPAAEQSQTLHNTILDFAKTHNIDLNIVQKADSMLFNINSLGSGLGCTILPAYVAPLGIKNTVVRPLDVELPTLDLFVNYRKNSQSLGVQKFIDQLTKVFHLDKNLTHT; encoded by the coding sequence ATGGAACTACGCCACCTCCGATATTTCATTACCGTTGCTGAAGAATTAAATTTTAGTAAAGCTGCTCTGAAACTTTTTACCGCACAGCCCTCCCTTAGCCAACAAATTAAAGATTTAGAAGAAGACGTAGGTGTACGACTTTTAAACCGTACAAAACGTAAAGTTGAATTAACCGAAGAAGGCGTAGTGTTTTTAGAACATGCCCGCTTAACACTTATTCAAGCTGAAAAAGCAGTTGCTCTAGCACGACAGGTTTCTAAGGCTAAACAGCAACTATTACGTATCGGTTTTGTCCCCATTGCAGAAATGAAAATTTTCCCTTACGTTCTTCCTAATTTGCGATTACAACACCCCGACCTCATCATTGAATTATCTAACCTAAACAATACAGAACAACTTAAAGCCTTAAAAAAAGGTGAGTTGGACATTACCTTTACCCGAGAAAATATACTTAGTGATGACATCCAAAGCCAATTTGTTTTGACTGAACCCTTAATTTTTTTACTTCCTAAAAATCACCCACTTACTCAATATGACCGAATTCCTGTCCATGCCTTACAAGGCGTTGACTTTATTATTCCTGCTGCCGAGCAGTCACAAACATTACATAACACTATTTTAGACTTTGCTAAAACACACAATATTGACCTTAATATTGTTCAAAAAGCGGACAGTATGTTGTTTAATATTAACTCTCTGGGATCAGGGTTAGGTTGTACGATTTTACCAGCCTACGTTGCACCTTTAGGGATTAAAAATACGGTGGTTCGTCCACTGGATGTTGAATTACCGACTCTCGATTTATTTGTAAATTACCGCAAAAATTCACAGTCTTTAGGCGTTCAAAAGTTTATTGACCAGCTCACTAAAGTATTCCATCTGGATAAAAACTTAACCCACACCTAA
- a CDS encoding DUF1345 domain-containing protein, producing the protein MVALFQHFGRSVRNRPHFFIALFVGFITAAILTWLTSWKWSTILLVSWNTSVSIYLLHVWQLMKSADHSQMQQQAKKQDESKWVIMLIVLLALTMCMVAILIQLSQLPSDSSAKLGHVALALLTIVSAWLFMHTVFALHYAHDFYMALSRNEKNGGLDFPGTEHPIYPDFLYFSYIIGTSAQTADVSITNKHMRLLNLFHAVLSFGFNTTILAICINVAAGFLTN; encoded by the coding sequence ATGGTTGCATTATTTCAACATTTTGGACGTAGTGTACGAAACCGCCCTCATTTCTTTATTGCTTTATTTGTAGGATTTATCACAGCAGCTATTTTGACTTGGCTAACCTCATGGAAATGGTCAACCATTTTATTAGTAAGTTGGAATACTTCCGTGAGCATATATTTACTTCATGTTTGGCAGCTCATGAAAAGTGCCGATCACTCACAAATGCAACAACAAGCAAAAAAGCAAGATGAAAGTAAATGGGTCATCATGCTGATTGTGTTACTGGCCTTAACCATGTGTATGGTTGCTATTCTAATTCAACTATCACAACTTCCTTCCGATAGTTCTGCAAAACTAGGACATGTTGCCTTAGCATTATTAACAATTGTTTCGGCATGGCTATTTATGCATACCGTTTTTGCTCTGCATTATGCTCATGATTTTTATATGGCTTTATCTAGAAATGAAAAAAATGGTGGTTTAGATTTTCCCGGAACAGAACATCCGATCTATCCGGACTTTTTATATTTTAGTTATATTATTGGAACTTCGGCCCAAACTGCTGACGTTTCAATTACCAATAAGCATATGCGGCTTTTAAACTTATTTCACGCCGTGTTGTCATTTGGTTTTAATACTACAATTTTAGCGATTTGCATTAACGTTGCTGCAGGCTTTCTGACCAACTAA
- a CDS encoding glutathione S-transferase family protein — protein sequence MSLKLYTNKESRGVVVDWLLVELGVECERIEVAYKTEMKSSEYLKINPFGKVPVLVDGDVVVYELGAICAYLADKFFEKGLAPALDDPKRGLYYRWLFVMAGPWEAAGVDKALGIEVSPEQKIFVGYGDYNDAYQALVQGLSEANPYVCGEQFTAADVSVGAMLLWQLKMGAIESHPAITRYVETIKQRENLQALGAVFSS from the coding sequence ATGAGCCTTAAACTTTATACTAACAAAGAGTCACGTGGTGTTGTGGTCGACTGGCTTTTAGTCGAATTAGGTGTTGAATGTGAACGTATTGAAGTCGCATATAAGACCGAAATGAAATCATCAGAATATCTAAAAATTAATCCTTTTGGAAAAGTACCCGTATTGGTAGATGGCGATGTTGTTGTTTACGAGTTAGGTGCAATCTGTGCGTATTTAGCCGATAAATTTTTCGAAAAAGGTTTAGCTCCTGCATTAGATGACCCTAAACGTGGTTTGTATTATCGCTGGTTATTTGTGATGGCGGGTCCATGGGAAGCTGCGGGTGTTGATAAAGCCCTCGGAATAGAGGTATCTCCTGAGCAAAAAATATTTGTGGGTTATGGTGACTATAACGATGCTTACCAAGCTTTAGTGCAGGGGCTTAGTGAAGCTAACCCATATGTATGTGGTGAACAGTTTACGGCTGCCGATGTCAGTGTTGGAGCAATGCTATTATGGCAGTTGAAAATGGGGGCGATTGAATCACATCCTGCCATTACGCGTTATGTTGAAACCATTAAGCAACGCGAAAATTTGCAAGCGTTAGGGGCGGTGTTCTCCAGCTAA
- a CDS encoding helix-turn-helix transcriptional regulator: protein MSRSIRLLNLLQQLREARYPITAQVLAERMGISVRSIYRDIDSLREQGVEIEASAGIGFQLKEDIVLPPMSLNENEVEAIFLALYWLKSVPDQSLQSASTSVLAKLNSVLPEHRQYLLQQTTLRAFNTWLPVDENRVEQVRLAIRQQVKISMHYHDEQQRSSVRTLWPFALGYFNDKIVLAAWCELRQDFRHFRIDRIQQLSLSQELYPSFKQQLFQQWWAQESQTTDKN from the coding sequence ATGAGTCGTTCTATTCGTCTATTAAATCTTTTACAACAACTTCGTGAAGCGCGTTATCCAATCACTGCACAAGTTCTTGCTGAGCGTATGGGAATTAGTGTGCGAAGTATCTATCGGGACATTGATAGTTTACGTGAGCAGGGTGTAGAAATTGAGGCATCGGCAGGTATAGGTTTTCAGCTTAAAGAAGATATTGTATTGCCACCAATGTCGCTCAATGAAAATGAAGTCGAAGCTATTTTTTTGGCGCTGTATTGGTTGAAGAGTGTGCCAGATCAATCGTTACAATCGGCATCTACATCAGTATTAGCTAAATTGAATTCTGTTTTACCCGAACATCGCCAATATTTATTACAGCAAACGACCTTAAGAGCGTTTAATACATGGCTACCAGTAGATGAAAATCGAGTCGAACAAGTACGTTTAGCCATTCGGCAGCAAGTCAAAATTTCGATGCATTATCATGATGAACAGCAACGAAGTAGTGTTCGAACCTTGTGGCCTTTTGCATTGGGATATTTTAATGACAAAATTGTGTTGGCTGCGTGGTGTGAACTCAGGCAGGATTTTCGACATTTTAGAATAGATCGCATTCAACAGCTGAGTTTAAGCCAAGAATTATACCCATCATTTAAGCAACAACTATTTCAGCAGTGGTGGGCGCAAGAATCGCAGACTACTGACAAAAACTGA
- a CDS encoding HAD-IA family hydrolase — protein MSLKTELVIFDWDGTLYNSVGQIVASLQHAAEQHELPLTNEAAKSIIGLGLPEVMQTLFPEAPELHDSILKAYGDHYIANSTNDAWFDGVAELLHDLKAQGLKLAVATGKNRRGLDRVIAKTQSTHLFDVTRAANETRSKPDPLMLQEILTVTGVSVERAVMIGDSSYDLEMAQRLNMPRIGVGYGVHSVEVLQQFKPLTIAKDVKELHRFLNGYAQLPAIDLV, from the coding sequence ATGAGTCTAAAAACCGAATTAGTTATTTTTGACTGGGATGGGACTTTATATAACTCTGTTGGACAGATTGTTGCGAGCTTACAACATGCTGCAGAACAACATGAATTGCCTTTAACCAATGAAGCAGCAAAAAGCATTATTGGTTTAGGCTTGCCCGAAGTTATGCAAACCTTATTCCCAGAAGCACCTGAGTTACATGATTCAATTTTAAAAGCATATGGCGATCATTATATTGCCAATTCTACAAATGACGCATGGTTCGATGGTGTTGCTGAGCTATTACATGATTTAAAGGCTCAAGGTTTAAAACTTGCAGTTGCAACGGGTAAAAACCGTCGTGGGTTAGATCGCGTAATCGCAAAAACACAGAGTACTCATCTTTTTGATGTGACTCGAGCAGCCAATGAAACTCGATCGAAACCCGATCCACTCATGTTGCAAGAAATCTTAACAGTCACTGGAGTGAGTGTTGAGCGTGCTGTAATGATTGGTGATAGTAGCTATGACCTTGAGATGGCCCAGCGTTTAAACATGCCACGAATTGGTGTCGGTTATGGCGTTCATTCGGTTGAAGTGCTACAACAATTCAAGCCTTTAACAATTGCCAAAGATGTTAAAGAGCTTCATCGCTTCCTAAACGGTTATGCTCAGTTACCTGCTATAGATTTAGTGTAA